The Streptomyces nitrosporeus genome includes a window with the following:
- a CDS encoding UPF0182 family protein — MPDRGGGPTGPRIRVGRPSRRVRTLLMTLGVLAVLAMAFVMFAGFWTDWLWYRSVEYSSVFTTTLWTKIGLFLVFGLLMALAVGLNIWLAHRLRPPLSAMSLEQQSLDRYRMSVAPFKKWVLLAITALVGLIAGASASGQWRTWLMYVNGVPFGQKDPQFELDVAFYAFDLPWYRFLLGFGFAAAVLSLIAAALTHYLYGGLRITSPGARATGAATGHLSVLLGIFVSLKAVAYWLDRYGLAVKSSDFKATDNWTGLRYVDANAYLPAKTILFCIAVICAVLFFATLWRRTWQLPVIGFGLMVLSAILIGGLYPAIVQKFQVQPNEQAKEAEFIQKNIDATRDAYDIDDAKVDDYTGTSTTEDSAKLRAGADAAASYRVMDPNVVSPAFQQLQQKRNYYQFPKTLDVDRYKGADGKEQDTVIGLRELNLDGLPKRNWINDHFTYTHGYGAIAARGTTTGTNPVGSPDFTESGLPTTGELDKGYEQRIYYGEKTEQYSIVGGPQKELDYEQDGEKTTSYKGDSGVSLSNAFNRAAYAVSFSEPQILYSGAIGDGSRILYNRTPKERVEAVAPWLTIDGDAYPVVVGKRIQWVVDAYTTTNGYPYASRTTLGDTTADSLTTNQRAVVAQQNQVNYIRNSVKATVDAYDGTVKLYEWDTEDPVLKTWRKAFPGTVEPRADIPQDLMDHLRYPQDLFKVQRELLTRYHVEDPRQFYSGSDAWQVPDDPTNKEPGSVPPYYLSMKMPGQETQTFSLTTTFTPKGRPNLGAFMAVDADAASKDYGTIRLLRVTSTVKGPGQVQSELNGNDDVAEFVRNLKGTDSDIEYGNLLTVPLDGGFLYIEPVYTRGGTQNYPLLRKVAASYGSKIVFENSLGEALNAVFGVEDSDTPTPPTEPDEPGDTTEPPATGDAALKKAIADAQKAYTAGEKALQEQDWEAYGKAQADLEAALKRAAAAQPEAGGSGAGGSGGDAAGAGGADAEKAGADEADAVKADAAASDGSGGEAGDRSS; from the coding sequence ATGCCGGACCGCGGCGGAGGCCCGACCGGGCCACGGATCAGAGTCGGCCGCCCGTCCCGGCGCGTCCGTACCCTGCTCATGACACTGGGGGTCCTGGCGGTTCTCGCCATGGCCTTCGTCATGTTCGCGGGGTTCTGGACGGACTGGCTCTGGTACAGGTCGGTCGAGTATTCGTCCGTCTTCACCACCACCCTGTGGACCAAGATCGGACTGTTCCTCGTCTTCGGACTGCTGATGGCGCTCGCCGTCGGTCTGAACATCTGGCTGGCGCACCGGCTGCGGCCGCCGCTGAGCGCGATGTCGCTGGAGCAGCAGAGCCTGGACCGCTACCGGATGAGCGTCGCCCCGTTCAAGAAGTGGGTACTGCTCGCGATCACCGCGCTCGTCGGACTGATCGCCGGGGCCTCCGCCTCGGGTCAGTGGCGGACCTGGCTGATGTACGTCAACGGTGTGCCGTTCGGCCAGAAGGACCCCCAGTTCGAACTGGACGTCGCCTTCTACGCCTTCGACCTGCCGTGGTACCGCTTCCTGCTGGGCTTCGGGTTCGCCGCCGCGGTGCTGTCGCTGATCGCCGCCGCGCTGACCCACTACCTGTACGGCGGGCTGCGGATCACCAGCCCCGGCGCGCGGGCCACGGGCGCGGCCACCGGCCACCTCTCGGTGCTGCTCGGCATCTTCGTCTCGCTGAAGGCGGTCGCGTACTGGCTCGACCGGTACGGCCTCGCCGTGAAGTCCAGTGACTTCAAGGCCACGGACAACTGGACCGGCCTGCGGTACGTCGACGCCAACGCCTACCTCCCGGCCAAGACGATCCTCTTCTGCATCGCGGTCATCTGCGCGGTGCTGTTCTTCGCGACCCTCTGGCGCCGGACCTGGCAGCTGCCGGTGATCGGTTTCGGTCTGATGGTGCTCTCGGCGATCCTGATCGGCGGCCTCTACCCGGCGATCGTGCAGAAGTTCCAGGTCCAGCCGAACGAGCAGGCCAAGGAAGCCGAGTTCATCCAGAAGAACATCGACGCCACGCGGGACGCCTACGACATCGACGACGCGAAGGTCGACGACTACACGGGCACCAGCACGACCGAGGACAGCGCCAAGCTGCGGGCCGGCGCCGACGCCGCCGCGAGCTACCGCGTGATGGACCCGAACGTCGTCTCACCCGCGTTCCAGCAGCTCCAGCAGAAGCGGAACTACTACCAGTTCCCCAAGACGCTGGACGTCGACCGCTACAAGGGGGCCGACGGCAAGGAGCAGGACACCGTCATCGGCCTGCGCGAGCTGAACCTCGACGGCCTCCCCAAGCGGAACTGGATCAACGACCACTTCACGTACACCCACGGCTACGGCGCCATCGCGGCCCGGGGCACCACCACGGGCACCAACCCGGTGGGCTCCCCGGACTTCACGGAGTCGGGCCTGCCGACCACCGGCGAGCTCGACAAGGGGTACGAGCAGCGGATCTACTACGGCGAGAAGACCGAGCAGTACTCCATCGTCGGCGGGCCCCAGAAGGAGCTCGACTACGAGCAGGACGGTGAGAAGACCACCAGTTACAAGGGCGACAGCGGCGTCAGCCTCTCCAACGCCTTCAACCGGGCGGCCTACGCGGTGTCCTTCAGCGAGCCGCAGATCCTCTACTCCGGAGCCATCGGCGACGGGTCGCGGATCCTCTACAACCGCACCCCCAAGGAGCGCGTCGAGGCGGTCGCCCCCTGGCTGACCATCGACGGCGACGCCTACCCGGTGGTCGTCGGCAAGCGGATCCAGTGGGTCGTCGACGCGTACACCACCACCAACGGCTACCCGTACGCCTCGCGTACGACGCTCGGCGACACCACGGCCGACTCGCTGACCACCAACCAGCGCGCGGTCGTCGCCCAGCAGAACCAGGTCAACTACATCCGGAACTCCGTGAAGGCCACCGTCGACGCCTACGACGGTACGGTCAAGCTCTACGAGTGGGACACCGAGGACCCGGTGCTCAAGACGTGGCGCAAGGCGTTCCCCGGCACGGTCGAACCCCGGGCGGACATCCCGCAGGACCTGATGGACCACCTGCGCTACCCGCAGGACCTGTTCAAGGTCCAGCGTGAGCTGCTCACCCGCTACCACGTCGAGGACCCCCGGCAGTTCTACAGCGGCAGTGACGCCTGGCAGGTGCCGGACGACCCCACCAACAAGGAGCCGGGGTCCGTCCCGCCGTACTACCTGAGCATGAAGATGCCCGGCCAGGAGACCCAGACGTTCTCCCTGACCACGACCTTCACCCCCAAGGGGCGCCCCAACCTGGGGGCGTTCATGGCGGTGGACGCGGACGCGGCCAGCAAGGACTACGGCACCATCAGACTGCTGAGGGTCACCAGTACGGTGAAGGGGCCGGGCCAGGTCCAGAGTGAGCTCAACGGCAACGACGACGTCGCCGAGTTCGTGAGGAACCTCAAGGGAACCGACTCGGACATCGAGTACGGCAACCTGCTCACGGTCCCGCTCGACGGGGGCTTCCTCTACATCGAGCCGGTGTACACGCGCGGTGGCACACAGAACTACCCGCTGCTGCGGAAGGTGGCCGCTTCGTACGGTTCGAAGATCGTCTTCGAGAACAGTCTCGGGGAGGCGCTGAACGCGGTCTTCGGGGTCGAGGACTCCGATACGCCGACACCGCCGACGGAGCCCGACGAGCCGGGTGACACCACCGAGCCCCCGGCCACCGGTGACGCCGCGCTGAAGAAGGCCATCGCGGACGCCCAGAAGGCGTACACGGCGGGCGAGAAGGCGCTCCAGGAACAGGACTGGGAGGCCTACGGCAAGGCCCAGGCGGATCTGGAGGCGGCGCTCAAGCGGGCTGCCGCGGCCCAGCCCGAGGCCGGCGGTTCGGGAGCCGGCGGTTCCGGGGGCGATGCCGCGGGCGCCGGCGGGGCGGACGCCGAGAAGGCCGGTGCGGACGAGGCGGACGCCGTCAAGGCCGACGCCGCAGCGTCCGACGGGTCCGGTGGAGAGGCCGGCGACCGGAGCAGCTGA
- a CDS encoding PPA1309 family protein produces the protein MSNVSPSGPPMASGPLTVAVLEIDTYAASLGWDQPARLFALVDTARLRAQEPGLAAQLGLDDPSSSGSALTPVEQEEIPAGTALDEFLATIAWPDAVAGCALTVERLMLPPSAEASVPQGLDDGELTAWVARHPDRQEVRMTVAVMRDGSRDSAVRLREKDSPTEVLTGAGLVPGLAEALAATFES, from the coding sequence ATGTCCAACGTTTCCCCCTCAGGTCCCCCGATGGCGTCCGGTCCGCTGACCGTCGCCGTCCTCGAAATCGACACATATGCCGCGAGTCTCGGCTGGGACCAGCCGGCACGGCTGTTCGCGCTCGTCGACACCGCCCGGCTGCGCGCCCAGGAGCCGGGGCTAGCCGCCCAGCTGGGCCTCGACGACCCGTCCTCGTCCGGGTCCGCCCTCACCCCCGTGGAACAGGAGGAGATCCCGGCCGGCACGGCGCTGGACGAGTTCCTCGCCACGATCGCCTGGCCCGACGCCGTGGCCGGCTGCGCCCTGACGGTGGAGCGGCTGATGCTCCCGCCGTCCGCGGAGGCGTCCGTCCCGCAGGGCCTCGACGACGGCGAACTCACCGCGTGGGTGGCCCGCCACCCCGACCGGCAGGAGGTGCGGATGACCGTGGCCGTGATGCGCGACGGGTCGCGCGACTCCGCCGTGCGCCTGCGGGAGAAGGACTCCCCCACCGAGGTGCTGACCGGTGCGGGCCTGGTGCCCGGGCTGGCCGAGGCGCTCGCCGCCACCTTCGAGTCCTGA
- a CDS encoding YlbL family protein — translation MPRRTATMLASTLVLIALLCAGVLIPVPYSEMSPGPTVNTLGDARGEPVLQISGHKTYPTSGHLNMTTVRVTGADYDMNIVEAVYGWLAHDSVIVPHDTLYPDGKTEEESTQENAEEFSQSQESAKVAALKELDIPVTSRVVVSTVVKDSPAEGKLHAGDVIEAVDGTAVDEPEDVAKLVTRHEPGEKTVFTVVPAKAAAAAEKAGREPEGSKDVTLTTRKAPADPANPSEDRAIVGIQAGTDHTFPFEIDITLADVGGPSAGLMFSLGIIDKLTPGKLTGGEFIAGTGTIDDDGAVGPIGGINMKLVGARDAGARYFLTPDDNCTAAASDTPDGLTLVRVKTLDDAKKSLDRIRAGETAGLPSCSAG, via the coding sequence ATGCCACGCCGCACCGCGACGATGCTCGCCTCCACACTCGTCCTGATCGCGCTGCTCTGCGCGGGCGTGCTGATCCCCGTGCCGTACTCGGAGATGTCTCCCGGCCCGACGGTGAACACGCTCGGTGACGCGCGTGGCGAGCCCGTCCTGCAGATCTCCGGTCACAAGACCTATCCGACGTCGGGGCACCTCAACATGACGACGGTCCGGGTCACCGGCGCCGACTACGACATGAACATCGTCGAGGCCGTCTACGGCTGGCTGGCCCACGACAGCGTGATCGTGCCGCACGACACCCTCTATCCGGACGGCAAGACGGAGGAGGAGTCCACCCAGGAGAACGCCGAGGAGTTCAGCCAGTCCCAGGAGAGCGCCAAGGTCGCCGCCCTGAAGGAACTGGACATCCCCGTCACCTCCAGGGTCGTGGTCTCCACGGTGGTCAAGGACAGCCCGGCCGAGGGGAAGCTCCACGCCGGCGACGTGATCGAGGCCGTCGACGGGACCGCGGTGGACGAGCCGGAGGACGTGGCGAAGCTGGTCACCCGCCACGAGCCCGGCGAGAAGACCGTCTTCACGGTCGTGCCCGCGAAGGCCGCCGCAGCGGCGGAGAAGGCGGGCAGGGAACCCGAGGGTTCGAAGGACGTCACCCTCACCACGCGGAAGGCCCCCGCGGACCCGGCGAACCCCTCGGAGGACCGGGCGATCGTCGGCATCCAGGCGGGAACCGACCACACCTTCCCGTTCGAGATCGACATCACGCTGGCCGACGTCGGAGGCCCCAGCGCGGGACTGATGTTCTCGCTGGGCATCATCGACAAGCTGACGCCCGGCAAGCTGACGGGCGGCGAGTTCATCGCCGGTACCGGAACCATCGACGACGACGGCGCGGTCGGCCCGATCGGCGGCATCAACATGAAGCTGGTCGGCGCGCGCGACGCGGGCGCCCGCTACTTCCTGACCCCCGACGACAACTGCACCGCGGCCGCCTCCGACACACCCGACGGCCTCACCCTGGTGCGGGTGAAGACCCTGGACGACGCGAAGAAGTCCCTGGACAGGATCCGCGCTGGGGAGACGGCCGGCCTGCCGAGCTGCTCGGCGGGCTGA
- a CDS encoding molybdenum cofactor biosynthesis protein MoaE, producing MARTHDHPGEQASHDPIRLLDIRETPLSVDEVFRAVGDDAAGGTALFVGTVRNHDGGQDVGALGYSCHPTALAELRRVAEKVVADHPVRALAAVHRVGDLAVGDLAVVVAVSCAHRGEAFEACRKLIDDLKHEVPIWKHQRFSDGTEEWVGAR from the coding sequence ATGGCACGCACCCACGATCACCCCGGTGAGCAGGCATCCCACGACCCGATCCGGCTCCTGGACATCCGGGAGACGCCGCTGAGCGTCGACGAGGTCTTCCGGGCCGTCGGCGACGACGCCGCCGGAGGCACCGCGCTCTTCGTCGGCACGGTGCGCAACCACGACGGCGGCCAGGACGTCGGCGCGCTCGGGTACTCCTGCCACCCGACGGCCCTCGCGGAGCTGCGGCGCGTGGCCGAGAAGGTCGTGGCGGACCACCCGGTGCGGGCCCTCGCCGCGGTCCACCGGGTGGGTGATCTGGCGGTGGGCGATCTGGCGGTCGTCGTCGCCGTGTCCTGCGCCCATCGGGGTGAGGCGTTCGAGGCGTGCCGCAAGCTCATCGACGACCTCAAGCACGAGGTTCCGATCTGGAAGCACCAGCGTTTCTCGGACGGCACCGAGGAATGGGTCGGGGCCCGCTGA
- a CDS encoding SDR family oxidoreductase, with the protein MSSPDPQVRAARNLADPSPESKPTKNRPGSRGPVVAVTGAATGVGALLTAHLAASDEIRHVIAMDERRGDVPEATWHTLDVRDPAIAEKMRGADVVVHLALDLDLETDPAARTAYNVRGTQTVLTAAAAVGVRRVVLCTSAMVYGALPDNDIPLSEDAELRATAEATGVGDLLEIERLGRRAPRAHPGLDVTVVRPTVLVGGTDTALTRYFESPRLLVVAGSRPAWQFCHVDDLVTALEYAALERIDGEFAVGCDGWLEQEQVEELSGVRRMELPSAVALGAAARLHRIGLTPSPAGDLAYTMHPWVVSVSRLHDAGWRPRWTNEEVLAALLEEVEGRHTVAGRRLGRKDATAAGAAGATVALLGTAALVRRARKARRRF; encoded by the coding sequence GTGAGTTCCCCAGATCCTCAGGTTCGCGCAGCGCGAAACCTGGCCGACCCCTCGCCCGAAAGCAAACCCACGAAGAACCGGCCCGGAAGCCGGGGTCCCGTCGTCGCGGTCACCGGCGCCGCGACCGGCGTAGGAGCCCTCCTCACCGCGCACCTCGCCGCCAGTGACGAGATCAGGCACGTCATCGCCATGGACGAACGGCGGGGCGACGTCCCCGAGGCGACCTGGCACACCCTCGACGTACGCGACCCGGCGATCGCCGAGAAGATGCGCGGCGCCGACGTCGTCGTGCACCTGGCCCTCGACCTCGACCTGGAGACCGACCCCGCGGCGCGTACCGCGTACAACGTGCGCGGAACCCAGACCGTGTTGACGGCCGCTGCCGCCGTCGGGGTGCGCCGGGTCGTGCTCTGCACCTCCGCGATGGTCTACGGCGCCCTGCCCGACAACGACATCCCGCTCTCCGAGGACGCCGAACTGCGCGCCACCGCGGAGGCCACCGGCGTCGGGGACCTGCTGGAGATCGAGCGGCTGGGACGGCGCGCCCCGCGCGCCCACCCCGGCCTCGACGTCACCGTGGTGCGTCCCACCGTCCTGGTCGGCGGGACGGACACCGCCCTGACCCGCTACTTCGAGTCGCCGAGACTGCTGGTCGTCGCCGGTTCCCGCCCGGCCTGGCAGTTCTGCCACGTCGACGACCTGGTCACCGCCCTGGAGTACGCCGCCCTGGAACGCATCGACGGGGAGTTCGCGGTCGGCTGCGACGGCTGGCTCGAACAGGAGCAGGTGGAGGAGCTCTCCGGGGTACGCCGGATGGAACTGCCGTCCGCGGTCGCGCTCGGCGCGGCGGCCCGGCTGCACCGCATCGGCCTCACCCCCTCACCGGCCGGCGACCTCGCCTACACGATGCACCCCTGGGTGGTCAGCGTGAGCCGGCTGCACGACGCCGGCTGGCGGCCCCGCTGGACCAACGAGGAGGTGCTCGCCGCGCTCCTGGAGGAGGTGGAGGGGCGCCACACCGTCGCCGGACGCCGGCTCGGCCGCAAGGACGCCACCGCCGCGGGCGCCGCCGGCGCGACCGTCGCGCTCCTGGGCACGGCCGCGCTCGTCAGGCGGGCCCGCAAGGCCCGCCGCCGGTTCTGA
- a CDS encoding zinc-dependent metalloprotease has protein sequence MSDTPFGFGLPPEEPGDGDEGKKKDPTGGGQGSGGPANPFGFGPGAGGDNPFAAMFGSMNPNDLGAAFQQLGQMLSYEGGPVNWDMAKQIARQTVSQGTPDGSKDASVGPSERSAVDEALRLADLWLDGVTSLPSGSVSAVAWSRAEWVEASLPAWQQLVDPVAERVGLAMGDVLPEEMQAMAGPLIGMMRSMGGAMFGQQIGQAVGVLAGEVVGSTDIGLPLGPAGKAALLPLNVERFGKDLSVPQDEVRLYLALREAAHQRLFAHVPWLRSHLFGAVEAYARGIKVDTSKLEDVVGQFDPSQPEQLQDALQQGMFQPEDTPEQKASLARLETALALVEGWVDAVVHEAAKSRLTSADALRETMRRRRASGGPAEQTFATLIGLQLRPRRLRDASRLWASLTDARGVDGRDGLWEHPDMLPTARDLDDPDGFVHHEQLDFSELDKMLGEAAEGRRTQDGKEPGDGPSAPGDDGKDDDGR, from the coding sequence GTGAGTGACACCCCATTCGGATTCGGCCTTCCGCCGGAGGAGCCGGGAGACGGCGACGAGGGCAAGAAGAAGGACCCCACCGGAGGTGGGCAGGGCTCGGGCGGGCCGGCGAACCCGTTCGGCTTCGGACCCGGCGCGGGCGGGGACAACCCGTTCGCGGCGATGTTCGGTTCCATGAACCCGAACGACCTGGGGGCGGCCTTCCAGCAGCTCGGCCAGATGCTGAGTTACGAGGGCGGTCCCGTCAACTGGGACATGGCCAAGCAGATCGCCCGCCAGACCGTGTCCCAGGGCACGCCGGACGGCAGCAAGGACGCCAGTGTCGGCCCGTCGGAGCGGTCCGCGGTCGACGAGGCGCTCCGTCTCGCCGATCTGTGGCTGGACGGGGTGACCTCCCTGCCCTCCGGTTCGGTCTCGGCGGTGGCCTGGAGCCGCGCGGAGTGGGTCGAGGCGTCGCTGCCCGCCTGGCAGCAGCTGGTGGACCCGGTCGCGGAGCGGGTCGGCCTGGCCATGGGCGATGTGCTGCCCGAGGAGATGCAGGCCATGGCGGGTCCGCTGATCGGCATGATGCGGTCGATGGGCGGCGCCATGTTCGGTCAGCAGATCGGGCAGGCCGTGGGTGTGCTCGCCGGCGAGGTCGTCGGCTCGACGGACATCGGGCTGCCGCTGGGTCCGGCCGGCAAGGCGGCACTGCTCCCGCTGAACGTCGAGCGGTTCGGCAAGGACCTCAGCGTTCCGCAGGACGAGGTGCGGCTGTACCTGGCGCTGCGTGAGGCCGCCCACCAGCGGCTCTTCGCCCATGTGCCGTGGCTGCGCTCGCACCTCTTCGGCGCGGTCGAGGCGTACGCGCGCGGCATCAAGGTCGACACGAGCAAGCTGGAGGACGTGGTCGGTCAGTTCGACCCGTCGCAGCCCGAGCAGTTGCAGGACGCTCTTCAGCAGGGCATGTTCCAGCCGGAGGACACGCCGGAGCAGAAGGCGTCGCTGGCCCGCCTGGAGACCGCCCTCGCCCTGGTCGAGGGCTGGGTGGACGCCGTGGTGCACGAGGCCGCGAAGAGCAGGCTGACCTCGGCGGACGCGCTGCGGGAGACGATGCGGCGGCGCCGGGCGTCCGGCGGTCCCGCCGAGCAGACCTTCGCCACCCTGATCGGGCTCCAGCTCCGGCCGCGCCGGCTGCGGGACGCCTCCCGGCTGTGGGCCTCGCTCACGGACGCCCGGGGCGTCGACGGCCGGGACGGTCTGTGGGAGCACCCGGACATGCTGCCGACCGCGCGTGACCTGGACGACCCGGACGGCTTCGTGCACCACGAGCAGCTGGACTTCTCGGAGCTGGACAAGATGCTCGGTGAGGCCGCGGAGGGCCGCCGGACGCAGGACGGGAAGGAGCCCGGGGACGGGCCTTCGGCCCCCGGGGACGACGGCAAGGACGACGACGGCCGGTGA
- a CDS encoding NUDIX hydrolase, which yields MTLHDDAVLVLKGYEVEDPRQRELRQTYLDHLAARPDGMWKACGGGHLTASALVIDPEGGRVLLTLHRKLRMWLQMGGHCEPGDTALATAALREAAEESGITGLTLLPGGPVRLDRHPVPAPCEWHLDVQYAATVPPGATERISDESLELRWFPYDRVSEVADTSVVRLVEGTLARLGALPGV from the coding sequence GTGACCCTGCACGACGACGCCGTCCTCGTCCTCAAAGGGTACGAGGTGGAGGACCCGCGGCAACGGGAACTGCGGCAGACGTATCTGGACCATCTGGCCGCCCGTCCCGACGGGATGTGGAAGGCATGCGGGGGCGGGCACCTCACGGCGAGCGCGCTGGTGATCGACCCCGAGGGCGGCCGGGTCCTGCTGACACTGCACAGGAAGCTGCGGATGTGGCTGCAGATGGGCGGCCACTGCGAGCCCGGTGACACGGCTCTGGCCACGGCCGCTCTGCGGGAGGCCGCGGAGGAGTCGGGGATCACCGGGCTGACCCTGCTGCCCGGCGGTCCGGTGCGGCTGGACCGGCATCCCGTTCCCGCCCCGTGCGAATGGCACCTCGACGTGCAGTACGCGGCGACGGTTCCGCCGGGCGCCACCGAGCGGATCAGCGACGAGTCGCTGGAACTGCGCTGGTTCCCCTACGACCGGGTGTCCGAGGTCGCGGACACCTCCGTCGTACGTCTGGTGGAAGGGACCCTGGCCCGGCTGGGGGCTCTGCCCGGGGTGTGA
- a CDS encoding AIM24 family protein gives MQSPLFSHTEQQSMDRYTVQNPQMLRVSLTGHDDVLARKGAMVAYQGLMEFDGEYQSHSQRNARRRTGEGLDLMRCSGQGTVYLANLAQYIHVVDVDHEGMTVDSAYVLALDSSLHTEVIAVDSQYGISGTGKYQLNISGTGKVALMTSGQPLMMQVTPEKYVNADADAVVAWSSGLRVQMQAQTHSSGVFRRRGDTGEGWELSFLGQGFALVQPSEVMPPQNAQIGQGAAAQFGMGQHGSHGQNQNNSWN, from the coding sequence ATGCAGAGTCCACTTTTCAGCCACACCGAGCAGCAGTCGATGGACCGCTACACGGTCCAGAACCCGCAGATGCTGCGGGTCTCGCTGACCGGTCACGACGACGTGCTGGCCCGCAAGGGCGCCATGGTCGCCTACCAGGGGCTCATGGAGTTCGACGGCGAGTACCAGTCGCACTCGCAGCGCAACGCCCGCCGGCGCACCGGCGAGGGCCTCGACCTCATGCGCTGCTCCGGCCAGGGCACGGTCTACCTCGCGAACCTCGCCCAGTACATCCATGTGGTCGACGTCGACCACGAGGGCATGACGGTCGACAGCGCGTACGTCCTGGCCCTGGACTCCTCGCTGCACACCGAGGTCATCGCCGTGGACAGCCAGTACGGGATCTCCGGGACCGGCAAGTACCAGCTCAACATCTCCGGCACCGGCAAGGTCGCCCTGATGACCTCGGGCCAACCGCTGATGATGCAGGTGACGCCGGAGAAGTACGTGAACGCCGACGCCGACGCCGTCGTCGCCTGGTCGAGCGGGCTGCGGGTGCAGATGCAGGCGCAGACCCACTCCTCCGGGGTGTTCCGGCGCCGTGGCGACACGGGCGAGGGCTGGGAGCTGAGTTTCCTCGGCCAGGGCTTCGCGCTCGTCCAGCCGAGCGAGGTCATGCCGCCGCAGAACGCCCAGATCGGCCAGGGCGCGGCAGCCCAGTTCGGCATGGGCCAGCACGGCTCCCACGGTCAGAACCAGAACAACTCCTGGAACTGA
- a CDS encoding AIM24 family protein, whose product MNQQLAGFAPTPVTARMENHGRTMLKVAMATGQDLYARTGSMVAYEGFIQYEPNPPAVRQIASQWITGEGAPLMKCAGDGLLYLADYGADVVVINLDNDSLSVNGTNLLALDSHLSWGVERVKGLAKFAGQGLWNVSIQGTGWVAITSRGTPIVVDCGRGEDETYVDPDALVAWSPNLKVKGKRSFKASSLIGRGSGEAYQMAFSGQGIVVVQPSEDSTDRLRVRH is encoded by the coding sequence ATGAACCAGCAACTCGCGGGCTTCGCCCCGACCCCCGTCACGGCCCGGATGGAGAACCACGGCCGTACGATGCTCAAGGTCGCCATGGCCACCGGCCAGGACCTCTACGCACGTACCGGTTCGATGGTGGCCTACGAGGGTTTCATCCAGTACGAGCCCAATCCGCCGGCCGTCCGCCAGATCGCCTCGCAGTGGATCACCGGTGAGGGCGCGCCCCTCATGAAGTGCGCCGGCGACGGGCTTCTCTACCTCGCCGACTACGGCGCCGACGTGGTCGTCATCAACCTGGACAACGACTCGCTGTCGGTCAACGGCACCAACCTCCTCGCCCTCGACAGCCACCTCAGCTGGGGGGTCGAGCGCGTCAAGGGCCTCGCCAAGTTCGCCGGCCAGGGCCTGTGGAACGTCAGCATCCAGGGCACCGGCTGGGTGGCCATCACCTCACGCGGTACACCGATCGTCGTCGACTGCGGCCGCGGAGAGGACGAGACGTACGTCGACCCCGACGCCCTCGTCGCCTGGTCCCCGAACCTCAAGGTGAAGGGGAAGCGCAGCTTCAAGGCGAGCTCCCTCATCGGACGGGGCAGCGGCGAGGCCTACCAGATGGCGTTCTCCGGCCAGGGGATCGTCGTGGTCCAGCCGAGCGAGGACAGCACCGACCGCCTGCGCGTCCGGCACTGA